GAGCGCCCCCACCCCAGGGGCTTGGGCCTGGGGATGCCTAGGAGATGAGTGCAAAGTCCACGATAAGCTGGTCAGGAATGCCTTCCAATGGAGTCGGGGAAGCCAGTAAGACTCTTTCCTGTGTCCCTACAACAGGTTCAGGCTGGAGCCCTCTGTGAGCCTGGTGGACGTCCTAGACCACTGCCCGCCCCAGCTGACGGGCGCAGACCTCTACTCCCTGTGCTCCGATGCCATGACAGCTGCCCTCAAACGCCGAGTTCGGGACCTGGAGGAAGGTGAGCTGCTCCCCTGGCCCAGAGgtccaccagaaactggtgggcaCCAGGCCTGGTTCTGGACTTCAGAGGAGGGTCTGTTGACCCCTTGGgggcctccaggcaagaaggtgCCTACCTGGGGCGCTGCTCAGGCAGAGACCACAGCCTCCTCTTGTCACCCATAggcctggagcctgggagctcaGCCCTGCTGCTCACCATGGAGGACCTGCTGCAGGCTGCGGCCCGGCTGCAGCCCTCGGTCAGCGAGCACGAGCTGCTCAGGTACAAGCGCATCCAACGCAAGTTTGCCGCCTGCTAGGAGCCCCCTGCTGCCTGGGACCTGCCCACAGAGACCTGAGAGACCAAAAGCCGCCGTCCGCCCACCTCCGGGCGACCCCCTGGGTGCCAAGTGCCATCAGGCGCCCCAGGAGAGCTCAGGACGCACCCTCTTTGGACCTGTCCGCCTTCCAGGCCAGCTCCAACGCTCAGGCCCCTCTGCTCAGGAGGAGGGGTCTGGTCCTGAGGGAAGCCCCGGTGGGAAgcgtggaagtcactcagttgtgtctgactctgcgaccccatggactgtagcctgccgggctcctctgtccatttaattctccaagcaagaatactggagtgggtagccgttctcttctccaggggaccttcccaacccagggatcaaaacccaaatctcccgcattgtaggcagattcttcaccatctgagccatcagggaagccccgtctGGGGCTGAAAATAAAGGGTATGCTGCCCCCTGCTGGGGTTGCGGTCTGAAAGCTTGGTGTGGGGACGAGCAGGGCTGCGGAGGCGCAAACCCCCAGAGCCTCATCCTTCCGACAGGAACACAAGGGGAACAGGACCTGAAAAGGCACAGACTGTATTGTTCAGCCTTCTGTCCTCCCGAGCGCAGCGGAAGtctgcccctccccacacccccaggATCCGCCCTGAGGAGCCACACTGTGGAGCCACTGGTCCCCTCCTCCCCAGACGGAGCCTGGCAGCCCCAGGGCAGAGGGTGGGAGCCAAGGCCTCGCTCAGGCCATCTTCTTCAGCACGTGGATGAAATAGCAAGGAATGTAGGCCTGGACCGGCTTGTAAGGTTTGAAGTCGCCCAGGACGCTGTGCTGGCACTTGCCCCCGAAGGCTGTTCGAAGCAACTCCGTAAAGGATGCCAGGCAGTGAGGGTAGTAGGAGAGCCGGAACTTACTGCAGCAGAGCCCCGGACCTGCCGTGAGGACTGGTGGTCTTGGCACCCtcccccacgcccaccccagccccgcccccgcctcgcCAAGTCAGTACCTCAAGCCAGGAGACCCGCTCTGGCCAGCCCCAGGCACCTGCACCGTGTAATCCAGAGTCACCATGTGGGCCTTGTTGTTCACGGTCAGCACTGACGTCGTGATGTCCTTGGTCAGGTCACTCTGCAGGCAGGGTTGCCAGCTGTGTCAACCTCTGCAACTACCATGAGGCCAGGACCCCAGGACCACACCTCCCGCCCTGGGCCTGCCCTCCCCAGGGGGCCCCACCTTATagtagatgttttttcctggGGGTGCGCACCCCGTGCGGAGGATGTGGTCGTAGTTGCGATGATCAATGACCAGCACGCCCCCCGACCGCACCATGCTTGCGATGTTCCTCAGGGCCAGCCGGTGCTCGCTCTGGTCTCCTGAACCAGGCGGGGACAGAGAGGCTGCGTCTGCTCAGGGCCCCCAGCGCCAGTCTCTGTCCCGTCTTTCCCCTCTGGAAAGGGTATAGTTCAAGGCAGGTTCCACTCCCCAGGCCACACCCTCTCTCACCTTTGCAGTCTGGCAAGTGGGCAAAACTGTTTCCAAGGCAGATGACAGCATCAAAGCCACCCCCTGGTGGTTGGGGCACGTCTTTGTCCAGAGTCATCCAGTTAGCTTCTTCAATGActgggggccagggaggggaagagggatcAGGGTGGCACCTACCTCCATCAAGGGCagtcctgcctcagtttccccttcaaGACACACATAGGGACTCCCCATCCAGTCGGGAGGGCATCATTTATGGACATGGAGGGTGAAGGGGACCAGGGGCCCGGGGAGGAGGAAACCATGGTTGGGAAGGAGGGTTCTGTGTTTATGGGTTTTTACTGGGGGCCACAGGACACTGCCCACCATCCAGGACAAGCCCCCTGTCCAagatgggcttcctggtggcccagtcggCTAAAAAATCTGCcaccaatgtgggaaacctgggtttgatcccagggttgggaagatcccctggagaagggaatggctacccacaccagtattctggcctggagaattccatggactgtatagtccatggggtcgcaaacagtcaaacgactgagtgactttcacaggaCACTATAAACATAATTAAAACTAGCTCATCATTCTCAGTACCTCCCTCTGGTGTGTAAGCCTCCCTTTTCAGGGAAATGACAGTGATTTCCTCCTTTGAGGAAAACAGCTCCCCACCACAACTGATAAAGGAGCCCAGGGTAGAGAGAAGTGAGGGCACCTGGCTGGACCCACGTACCCCACTTGTCAAAGGCAGGGTCGTGCCTCCGGTTCCAGCGCTCCTTGAGAGCATACTTTAGCATCTTGTCACTGGCATCCACGCTTGTCACGTTGAAGCCCTCTTCCACCAGCATGATGGAGTCCACCCTGGGCAGGACCAGGAATGACAGTCAGAGAGGGGCAGTCAGGGAGGCCTAGAGAGGCAAAGAGGAGGCCCTGTGCTGAACACTCCTGTCTCCTCCACTCTTCAGAGTCCACCCCTCTGTTTCCTGTCCCCAGGCTCTCTCCGCTGACCTCAAGTGACCTGGCAAATCTGTTTCTTATCACCCGGtggtaacttttcttttttgtttctcagCACCACGTCAGGTATTGTACAAATGGGCGTTAATCCTTACAgcaatccagggacttccctggtgcttcagtggctaagactctgcactcccaatgcaggggacccaggttggatccctggtagggaaactaagatcccacatactgcagcaaGAGAAGTCTGTGCCCCACAATGAAGACTTGGTACATACAGCAAAAATAAGTAGTTAAAACTCACGGCAATCCAGTAAGGTAGGTGGTGGTATCCCTATTTGAGAGGTGGGGCAAACTGAAGCTCCTGCAAGTTAAGTAACTTGAGCACAGGAGGTAGTGTTGCAtagtgggttttttctttttgtttttggcagTCCcatgaggcttgcaggatctcagttctcccACCAGctattgaacccagggccctgggcagtgaaacctcagaatcctaaccattagaccaccagggaactgccAGATGGTGGTTCAGAGCACAAGCCAGGCCTTAACCAACCTGGGTCCACATCTTCCTTCCACCTTTACCTCTCTGAGGCCAAATTTCTGTAACCGTAAATAGCTATCACTACTCTTGTAGCTcagcctgtaaagaatctgcctgcagtgcaggagacctgggttcaatccctgggctgggaagattccctggagaaggaaatggcaacccacttgtgtccttggcctggaaaatctcatggacagaggagcctggtgggctgcagttcatggggtcgcaaagagtcgggcacgactgagcgactaacacacacacacacacttagctcATGAGGTTTTGTaaggattttaaaaactgatgtgTCAGAAACACCTGGCACAATGCTTTGGCAGAGGCACATAGCGTTGAACAAGTGTTAAGTGTGAACACTGCCGCTGGAGCGGGGTTCGACCTTATGTGAGGCTAGTCCCAAAACCCGGGCCTTGGGCCGCCGCCCTGGCGAACCCGCCTTCCCCATCCGCTGTGCCCACACCCTCGCTCTCATCCTGGGTCTCCTCGGCCCCGTCCTGCCCGTTCTGCCTGGGCAAACACACATTCCCCGCCCTGGCGTCGCGCCCCCGGCTCCCGGGTCGGCGGAGGAGGCTGCCCCGACGTGCCCGCCCGTGGTCCGCAGCCCGGCTGCCCGGGCCAAGCCGACCCCATCCGCTCGGTGCCCGGGTTTTCCGCTCACCCGGGTCCCCTGCTCGCCCCCCGCTCGCGCTCACTGCGGTCCCCGGGGCCCCTCCCGCGCTCACCCGGTGCCGCAGGCCACGTCGAGCACCCGCTGGCAGCCGTGCTGGCGCAGCAGCCCGAGCAGCCAGGCCTTGTACTCCGCGGTGCGGCTGCTGGTGTCCCCGATGTAGAGCTGCCACACGCGCGCCGCCTCTCCGTCCGCGTACTGGTCCGGGAGCCCTTCAGCCGCCACCCCCAGGGAGCGGGTCCGGTACACGCTGTCCACCATCCTGCGACGCGCCTGGCCCCGCCGCCGCGGCCCCCGGCTCCGGCTCCGCATTTATAATGCGGCCCCTGCCAGAGCGCCGGCCGCCCCACCTGCCCAATGGCAGGTGAGCGCGCGGACACGCCCCTGCCGGCTCCCGGCCCCGGGCCGCAGGGAGGGCGCGGCCTGGCACTCCTGGACTGGCCCTACCTGCCTGCCAGAAGATCCGGCCCTCCGGACCATCCCTCGGCGGGAAAGGACCCTCCCAAGGCCCCGGCCCACCCAACCCAGGTCGCTGGAGGGCCAGGGAAGcggggcaggagaagggcagcAATGAGAATGCCcactccacccccgccccaggcTGGAAAGAAATTTGAGTCCCCAGAGAGGAGCGCCCAGGACTGAACAGTTCGTAGCAGGGCGGGAGAAAGGTATTAGCATATCTAAAGAAGGACTGTCCAGCTGAATGAGGGCCTAGTCAgctagggaaggaaggaagggggataATGCTGGCTTGGCCATTCAAGTCCAGGAGCGGCTCTGGCTCAATTCCACCCAGCTGGGGGCAGGTGCTCCTCTATCCTGTAGCTGAGGCATCAAGCCTTTTTAAAGGCCTCAGATGCAGTTTGGTTCAAATTCCTCTCCAACCACACGCTCTTCTAAAGACCAACTACTTTCCACGGAGGTGCCCACAGAGTGGTAAGTCCAGGGTCAAGGCTGGGAGTGTCCAGTGCTCTTGCTATCACGTTGTTCATTGTCATTTCATAAATTGGTCTTTTGCCTTGATTAGTGTACATCCACCCTTCCTTCCCAAAGCAGGTCTCTTCCTGGGACAAGACCCTGCATTGAGATGGATGGTGCCCAGAAAAATGATGCTACCCAGGGAACCCCAAGACAGCAAGAACAGCCTTCCCTACCTGTCTTTATTCTGGCTTCAGAAAGAGCCAGGATGGGGCTTCTAACcctagtgattaagaatccaccttgcaatgcaagggacactggttcaatctctgatctgagaagaccccacatgcctcaaggcaactaagccctggGCCATGTTGTAGCCACCTGTTCcgcattccgggaaacaaactcagaaggacaatgcagagagTGGTGAGTgagttaaagttgctcagtcgtgtctgactctctgcgaccctgtagactatacagtccataggattctccaggccagcgcactggagtgggtagcctttcccttctccaggggatcttcccaacccaggtctcccgcattgcaggcggattctttaccagctgagctatcagggaagcccgcagagagtggagtgcagtttactACACCGGCAGggccaaggcagagtctcctcttagtcaAGGACCCCGactagtttttgtgaaaaccttatgtACCATGAGCATAcccgtgcccaaacccacctccccaaaatttcctgaaactagtctgaacaaaggaaaaagaaagatacaatcaaagttaacccacaTTCATaagccttaagcctaggtagttaacagtggacaattatcaataggcttgtggtcataccccaataagcataatagaatgtctattctgttacacagataattaaggTATTCTTTTAGGCTATGGAAAGCCCTGGGACTcttccttctgggggcctggttttccagttggtatgtcgtttccatagatactgggcatatagctcaaagtccacagtctggcccgagatggagtcctgctttccagatggagcctgttctgtttcccccttcagccatcactactgagcccactaacctagagcctgtgctctgcagtaagggaagctgccacagtgagaagctcgcacaccgcaactagagagtagcccacccacagcaaggaaatgaAGAGCCAAGATACGGAATTCAGAACAAAGGATCCGCCACTCCCCTCCCACTTCTACCATCTATAGAATCCTGGAGCTGGAGGAACCCCACAGATTTGTGATCATTCTTACCTTTCCTTAGAAAGTATTAGCTCACAAAGGACCTCAAATGGGCCTGCCCACTCCCAGGCAGTGGACTCTTGTGTTCACATCGCTACAGATGAGTCTTTGGCCACATGCGTAGAAAGACATTGTACTGAGGAGTTTAtaataggatttttttaaaaacaatatgaaTGCTGATAGtaaatttggatttttaaaatgtatagtttctttttttattaaaaattatagctTCTAAATATACTTTTCATTTCAAAGACAAGATTTTTGTCCTGAAGttagtaattattttatttctttcttattcagaggcattaaaaaaaaagtcaagatcaGAGTACATATAAAATTTCATggaccttttttctttctttttacttttaactaTCAAAACATACTTTCTTCTCTTGACCATAAATTACTTGGCCTTGAACATCATTTCTGGCTACACTGAGAGGATGTGCTGtgacttgttcagtcactccccatgttatgaacatttaaaatgcgcccataatttttcaaaagagtGAACATGTAGATGGTTATGATGGAATCATTTTCCAAATGGAATTTTTCTATTAATTGATACTGTCACCCAAAACAAATGTTTGTTTCAATGCTTCTCTACATGAAGATATTATTCATGGATATCTCACTGGGTAGAAAATTATATCTAATTGTTGTAATCTTCTTTAATTACCACCAAAATGTACCAAGTAATTGCAGTCCTTCATTGCTAAATTATTTGTCCATGTCCTCTGCCCACCGAAATATAAAAACTGCCTTTTATTTTACTTGGTTAGTCACTGTGAGTTTTAGATAACCCAAATCTGAGGCCCTGGGCCGAGGAAGGGAAAGTCATAGAATATAAATCAATTTATAGTTTGACTCAGCTGAAAATAagaatgggattctccaggcaagaatactggagtgggttgccatttcctcctccagagatcttcccgacccagggatcaaacctgtgcctcttgaggctcctgcgttgacaggtgaattctttaccactgagccacctgggagtccCCCCAAAATGTATAATATGTTTAAAAAGAGATTCTAGGTTGGGAATATGGCTGCAACGGAACAAACTCTAAGACTAAACCTATTTAAGGACACATTAAAATCTTAGAATTGGAATTATATACAGTAACTACAAATGGAAGACATTCTGGATGTCTTTGTTTTGATTCAGAATAGGTAGAAATTCATTGTTCAGAGGAGGGATGCCAATTTCCAAACTCTAGTTCAAGGTGCTGAAAAAAAGTCTTCTCTGCTCACTACCCAGATTGACCACTGGGATGCCCACATGAAGTCTACTGGATTTTTATCACAGTGGATCCTTTCTTAGCCTTTTCGATATATGATGTGAGACTCAATCTGCTTTAATAAAGTCCCATCAAATAAGTGTAAAATTGGTCCCTATATCAGTGGGTGGTAACGCTAATTGATGGCGGCTACATTACTATTAAGCTTAGTGCATCTATGAGTATTTCATCAATGTGCTAACCTCCAGTAAAATCTCTTGTGAATATATTGACCTTACtgatctgggttttttttttattattattatttgtttgtttattttgttgtttagtgtTTTGCACcttgggaccttagttccccaaccagggattgaacccgggccctagGCAGTGgcagctcagagtcctaactatggaccaccagggaattcactgAGCTGTTCTTCCATGTCAAAATGACACACCGGTTGAGCCCTGGTAACATACTGCTCACTGAAACAGGCGACTTGGCACATGCTGTCACTTGTTGATGAAAGGAATAATAAAACACCAAGACCAACTTTGGCGAGCAATTCTAACAAAATAACACCTGGCGACTTCTCTGGGGCCCCTGTGGttgagcatctgcctgccaattcatgggatacgggttcgatccctggtccaggaatagtCCACATGCTGCTGGGCAGTTAAGCCAGttcaccacagctactgaagcctacacaccttagagcccatgctccaaaacgagaaaccaccacagtgaggagcccGAGCACCGCACCTAGAGAAGGCCCATGTGCAGCagagaagacccagtgcagccaaaaacaagtaaataaatttaaaaactgacacCTGGCTTTTGAGTGTCTTGCTTTGTTTGTTTCGGACAGAGAACATTTTCTACTTTAGAAAAGTGATGACGTTAGGAGATGTTACCACccctggagctggtgatgcaGTTGGTCAACTCCTCCCATCTCCAGGTGTACCTACATCTCCCAGTAGAGAATCACAACCATTTTAGTGGAAGTTTAATAGGTGGAAAATacacttttaaagaaagaatgaataaaattggattccttttaaagaaattgtAAGAAGCCAGCCCTTAAGGGCAGCGACAAGGGTCaagctgcctttttaaaaaaatatttacttttggctgcactggctctttgttgctggcttttctccagttgcagcgcaGGGGGttctcactgcggtggtttcTCTCGTTCTGGAGCACTGACTCCAGCGgactcaggcttcagcagttgcattacgagggctcagtagttgcggctcctaagcgctggagcacaggctcaatatctgtggtgcacaggcttagctgctctgcagcatgtgggatcttcccagatcaggaatcaaCCTGTCTCCCCAGCAtatgcagggggattctttaccactgagccaccagggaagcccccaagctgCCTTTAAGCTACACACACAGCTAAATTTTGAACAGGGAGAAAGGCTTGAAGGTTAATTCAAGTCTTTTAACTGCATGTCCAGCCTTAAACTCTGAAGACATAAATAGACTACTGGACAGCAACTGGTCTGCCTTCTGGAGAACCAGGTAGGGGGTGGAGGGTGGACAAGCCAACCAGCTGTGGCTGCAAAGCTCTATGTCAGAGGCTGCGCCACAAGACACTGAAACCATTCTTTCTGGGTTCATAACCTGGTTGGCTCACCTCCTAAATGTGTGGTCTTGGCAAGTTATTTGACCTTTCTGTGCTCcactcattcaacagatatttattaagtaGCTACTCTGGGAactccccagcagtccagtggttaggactctgagctttcactgctgagggcttgggttcaatctctggtggaggaactaagatcccatgagccCTGCAGTGCGGCAGGGAGCTGGGGGGAAGCAGCTACTCTGTGCCAGCAGCTGTA
The sequence above is a segment of the Capra hircus breed San Clemente chromosome 23, ASM170441v1, whole genome shotgun sequence genome. Coding sequences within it:
- the LOC102170645 gene encoding glycine N-methyltransferase, with product MRSRSRGPRRRGQARRRMVDSVYRTRSLGVAAEGLPDQYADGEAARVWQLYIGDTSSRTAEYKAWLLGLLRQHGCQRVLDVACGTGVDSIMLVEEGFNVTSVDASDKMLKYALKERWNRRHDPAFDKWVIEEANWMTLDKDVPQPPGGGFDAVICLGNSFAHLPDCKGDQSEHRLALRNIASMVRSGGVLVIDHRNYDHILRTGCAPPGKNIYYKSDLTKDITTSVLTVNNKAHMVTLDYTVQVPGAGQSGSPGLSKFRLSYYPHCLASFTELLRTAFGGKCQHSVLGDFKPYKPVQAYIPCYFIHVLKKMA